Proteins found in one Lycium ferocissimum isolate CSIRO_LF1 chromosome 6, AGI_CSIRO_Lferr_CH_V1, whole genome shotgun sequence genomic segment:
- the LOC132059808 gene encoding F-box/kelch-repeat protein SKIP11-like encodes MVENQSCLIPRDYPRESNWPACMNYSLDRIEVQHGKRPLENNQENEALQRKLPKLSDSLNGEVALSSPDDQVGNKRAADNSDSSSLIPVIGRDNSITCLINCSRSDYGAIASLNTTFRSLIRSGELFRLRRQNGVVEHWVYFSCQLLEWEAFDPTRSRWMHLPPMNSNECFVFSDKESLAVGTELLVFGKEILSHVIYCYSILTNTWSSGMQMNAPRCLFGSASLGEIAILAGGCDSQGRILSSAELYNSETGTWKTLPSMNKPRKMCSAVFMDRKFYVIGGIGGTDSISRLTCGEEYDMETEKWTEIPSMSPVRADADMPAASEAPPLVAVVNNDLYAADYADMAVRKYDKQNKAWVSIGRLPERAASMNGWGLAFRACGDKLIVIGGPRAMGEGHIEVNAWAPRDGPPQWNLLGQKRSGSFVYNCAVMGC; translated from the exons ATGGTGGAAAACCAATCTTGTTTGATTCCGAGGGATTATCCAAGAGAAAGCAACTGGCCAGCCTGCATGAATTACAGTCTTGATAGGATTGAAGTTCAGCACGGTAAAAGGCCATTGGAAAATAATCAGGAGAATGAAGCTTTGCAACGCAAGTTGCCTAAGCTATCTGATTCTCTCAACGGAGAAGTCGCTTTATCATCACCAGATGACCAAGTTGGTAATAAGCGTGCTGCCGATAATTCTGATTCGAGTTCTCTTATTCCTGTCATTGGCCGAGACAACTCCATTACCTGTCTCATTAATTGCTCCAGGTCTGATTATGGTGCTATTGCATCTTTAAATACTACCTTTCGCTCATTAATAAGAAGTGGGGAGCTTTTCAGATTACGGCGGCAAAACGGTGTGGTCGAGCATTGGGTTTATTTTTCTTGCCAGCTACTTGAATGGGAAGCTTTTGACCCCACTCGTTCCCGTTGGATGCATCTACCACCAATGAATTCTAATGAATGCTTTGTGTTCTCGGATAAGGAGTCTTTGGCAGTTGGCACAGAGCTGCTCGTGTTTGGAAAAGAGATTTTGTCGCATGTCATTTATTGTTACAGTATACTGACAAACACTTGGTCATCTGGAATGCAAATGAATGCTCCAAGGTGTTTGTTTGGCTCTGCCAGCCTCGGGGAGATTGCCATTCTAGCTGGTGGCTGTGACTCACAG GGCAGAATCCTAAGCTCAGCGGAACTTTACAATTCAGAGACGGGAACGTGGAAGACTTTACCAAGCATGAACAAGCCGCGTAAGATGTGTTCTGCGGTATTCATGGACAGGAAGTTTTATGTAATTGGAGGAATTGGAGGAACTGACTCAATTTCACGGTTGACCTGTGGAGAGGAATATGATATGGAAACAGAAAAATGGACTGAAATCCCGAGCATGTCTCCTGTCCGAGCTGATGCAGATATGCCTGCTGCATCTGAAGCACCTCCTTTGGTGGCAgttgtaaataatgatttgtatgctgCCGATTATGCTGACATGGCGGTAAGGAAGTACGACAAGCAAAATAAAGCATGGGTTAGCATAGGAAGATTGCCTGAAAGAGCAGCTTCCATGAATGGTTGGGGTTTGGCTTTTAGAGCTTGTGGTGATAAGCTAATTGTAATCGGAGGGCCTAGAGCTATGGGCGAAGGCCATATCGAAGTGAATGCGTGGGCTCCAAGAGATGGACCGCCTCAGTGGAACTTGCTTGGACAAAAGCGATCTGGTAGCTTTGTGTATAATTGTGC